AAGGTCTTTTAACCTCCTAATTTGATTATTTTTCCAAAAATTTTTATACTATTAAGTCTATTTCCTGTTAATTTCCATATTTTATTAAAAGGAGGTCTGATTTATTATGGCTAAAGTTAAAATGAAAACTAACAAAACAGCGGCAAAAAGGTTCAAAGTAACAGCTAAAGGAAAGATAAAGTATTGGAAAGGTGGAATTTCCCACTACAACACAAAAAAAACAAGGAAAAGAAAAAGACAGGGAAGAAAGGCAAAATATGTCCCAGAAAATCTGAAACACAAAGTTGCTGCCTTAATCCCTAACGATGTATAAAGGAGGTAAAGATAAATGAGAGTAAAAGGACCATCTTCAAAGAAACATAAGAAGAAGATCTTAAAGCTTGCCAAAGGATATTACGGGGCAAAACACAGATCTT
The sequence above is drawn from the Persephonella sp. genome and encodes:
- the rpmI gene encoding 50S ribosomal protein L35; translation: MAKVKMKTNKTAAKRFKVTAKGKIKYWKGGISHYNTKKTRKRKRQGRKAKYVPENLKHKVAALIPNDV